The following are from one region of the Treponema denticola genome:
- a CDS encoding S1 family peptidase, with product MMKFKHIFMILFFAVVFQILGAQAVLSPEVLKKINGAVFEVVVLKPEEGKLEYEKKLPMERIPFAIRNDKYIPIGTAFLMDDGKFYSAAHVFNLYEESFYNDYNLRSVSGDIYKVGSVLSYSVEKDFIIFEAENYKHVKGEGLSALNEFNLNTPTFSVGNALGEGIIIRNGLLTSQTFEERNGKWKWLRFSAAASPGNSGGPLISPDGMVLGIITMKSENENLNYALPFAETKNIAKNLGTVYLPIFYRLPHILEESSFYEFKYEEKLPKKLTEVRKSVLSDYKKFTLSIIDDLKKKYSFSGAESFTKALGSEEIMYGAWAPSFPLHLARQGNKKWGLFIPNDLKEYKLPQNGKVVYGKMLNSTMALIKKPDNVSEKELIQSPKLYMDYILSADRIYRTVAGEKVPVLSYGQASRSESHIDVYGRKWLVNYWELPFADGEIISYSLPVPGGIYVMSKIDAISSTRNGHNLDYSFMTDYILPSYNANFGDWKEFLSLSPKDYPIDPMLAAIKFDFNSTNTIIKAGDYDFSISKKDFSSDKETTLVLSLGFNLKGSTPGIEVRNLQMFTKARSDDYIYIGLSKNLKPPKEAPEKNIEQWQQKINQAAPYNAKPYNQDQYTFYDEILFMDDIKKSDTEKINQLYYISLELKQQDRFEEIQKLAAEIKKGLKSPLKK from the coding sequence ATGATGAAATTTAAGCACATTTTTATGATTTTATTTTTTGCGGTAGTTTTTCAGATTTTGGGAGCTCAGGCTGTTCTAAGTCCCGAAGTTCTAAAAAAAATAAACGGAGCCGTATTTGAAGTTGTTGTTTTAAAACCGGAAGAAGGGAAGCTGGAATATGAAAAAAAACTTCCCATGGAAAGGATTCCATTTGCAATACGAAACGACAAATATATTCCCATAGGAACCGCCTTTTTAATGGATGACGGCAAATTCTATTCTGCCGCCCATGTTTTTAACCTTTATGAAGAAAGTTTTTATAACGACTACAACCTACGTTCGGTATCTGGGGATATTTATAAGGTAGGATCGGTTTTAAGTTACTCTGTTGAAAAGGATTTTATAATTTTTGAGGCAGAAAATTATAAGCATGTAAAAGGCGAAGGCCTTTCAGCCTTAAATGAATTTAACTTAAATACCCCCACCTTTTCCGTCGGCAATGCTTTGGGCGAAGGCATTATAATCCGTAACGGTCTTCTTACAAGCCAAACCTTTGAAGAAAGAAACGGAAAATGGAAGTGGCTTAGGTTTTCGGCTGCAGCCAGCCCCGGCAATTCAGGAGGGCCGCTTATTTCACCTGATGGAATGGTTTTGGGAATTATTACCATGAAAAGCGAAAATGAAAATTTAAACTATGCACTTCCCTTTGCCGAAACAAAGAATATTGCAAAAAATCTAGGTACGGTCTATCTTCCTATTTTTTATAGGCTGCCCCATATTCTTGAAGAAAGCAGTTTTTATGAATTTAAGTATGAAGAAAAATTACCCAAAAAGCTGACGGAGGTTCGAAAATCGGTCCTGTCCGATTATAAAAAATTTACACTCAGCATTATAGATGACTTGAAGAAAAAATATAGTTTTTCCGGAGCCGAATCCTTTACCAAGGCCTTGGGTTCGGAAGAGATTATGTATGGAGCTTGGGCTCCTTCTTTTCCCCTTCATTTGGCCCGTCAGGGAAATAAAAAGTGGGGATTATTTATTCCCAATGATCTAAAAGAATATAAGCTTCCTCAAAACGGCAAAGTAGTTTACGGTAAAATGCTTAATTCAACCATGGCTTTGATAAAAAAGCCTGATAATGTAAGCGAAAAAGAACTTATACAATCCCCTAAATTATATATGGACTATATTTTAAGTGCTGACCGTATTTATAGAACAGTTGCAGGAGAAAAAGTTCCTGTCTTATCTTACGGACAAGCATCAAGGTCTGAAAGCCATATAGATGTTTACGGTAGAAAATGGCTTGTAAATTATTGGGAGCTTCCCTTTGCAGACGGGGAAATTATATCGTATTCTCTTCCTGTTCCCGGAGGAATATATGTTATGAGTAAAATTGATGCTATTTCTTCTACAAGGAATGGGCATAACCTTGATTATAGTTTTATGACCGACTATATTCTTCCTTCATATAATGCAAACTTCGGAGATTGGAAAGAATTTTTATCTTTGTCGCCTAAGGATTATCCTATTGATCCTATGCTTGCAGCAATTAAATTTGATTTTAATTCAACGAATACGATTATAAAAGCCGGAGATTATGATTTTTCAATATCCAAAAAAGATTTTTCAAGTGATAAAGAAACTACCTTAGTTCTTTCTTTAGGATTCAATTTAAAAGGCAGTACGCCCGGGATTGAAGTGCGTAACTTGCAAATGTTTACAAAGGCTAGAAGCGATGATTATATATATATCGGGCTTTCAAAAAATTTAAAACCGCCTAAGGAAGCTCCGGAAAAAAATATCGAACAGTGGCAGCAAAAAATAAATCAAGCAGCTCCTTATAATGCGAAACCATATAATCAAGATCAGTATACATTTTATGATGAAATTCTTTTTATGGATGATATAAAAAAATCTGATACGGAAAAAATCAATCAATTGTATTATATAAGTTTAGAGTTAAAACAACAGGATAGGTTTGAAGAAATTCAAAAATTGGCTGCCGAAATAAAAAAAGGTTTAAAATCTCCCTTAAAAAAATAA
- a CDS encoding glutathione peroxidase translates to MGIYNYTVKDSLGNNFSFKDYKDYVILIVNTACEUGLTPHFQGLEALYKEYKDKKFLVAAFPCNQFGGQDPGTNEEIRNFAQSKYGVSFPIMAKIEVNGENTEPLFSFLKKASNGEDIKWNFAKFLVDKTGEGVTAYAPTVTPEDLKKDIEKLLN, encoded by the coding sequence ATGGGAATTTATAATTACACAGTTAAGGACAGCTTAGGAAATAACTTTTCTTTTAAGGATTACAAAGATTATGTTATTTTAATCGTGAACACGGCTTGTGAGTGAGGGCTTACTCCTCACTTCCAAGGTTTGGAAGCATTATACAAAGAATACAAGGATAAAAAATTTCTTGTTGCAGCTTTTCCATGTAATCAATTCGGCGGTCAAGATCCGGGCACAAACGAAGAAATCAGAAATTTTGCTCAAAGTAAGTATGGGGTTTCTTTCCCCATAATGGCAAAAATTGAAGTCAACGGTGAAAATACCGAACCTCTTTTTTCTTTTTTAAAAAAAGCTTCAAACGGTGAAGACATAAAATGGAATTTTGCCAAATTTTTAGTCGATAAAACGGGAGAAGGGGTTACTGCCTATGCTCCTACTGTTACACCTGAAGACTTAAAAAAAGATATTGAAAAACTATTGAATTAG
- a CDS encoding glycoside hydrolase family 2 protein: MRKNKPIKPLLTPWGKSLNQDCPLNEYPRPQLVRENWQCLNGRWDYAITETEEVPKTWDGAIIVPFSPESLLSGIGKRLLPGKRLWYRREFTFEKCKDGERLLLHFGAVDQHCSVYINGKKAGSHSGGYWPFYFDISGFLKDGKNEVVVSVTDDTDTGDEAYGKQTLNRGEIWYTGQSGIWQTVWAEKVPETYIQSVKITPHFKNAEVELELFMCGAESVPLGANASVKIFDGEKAVAEGLFQNNRALVKMPDDFKSWSPESPFLYDFEVKAGKDSIRSYFGMREFGILKGKAGPVLSLNGKPIFHHGLLDQGYWSDGMYTPPSDEAMIWEIKTLKNMGFNMLRKHIKIEPLRWYYHCDKIGMLVWQDFVSGGGPYKDFVVKYAPWLGFNFKDGKSRYALHGRKSETGRKNFMRDAERTIDLLYNISSIAVWVPFNEGWGQFDAASAAALVRKKDAARLIDHASGYFDQGAGDFHSYHIYYKAFRPKKDNRGRVLALTEFGGFSLPVQEHMSSDILFGYKMFKTKEELNDAVWKLYVKDVFPAIEKGLSASIYTQVSDVEDEINGLFTYDRKKIKFDEGLGLKITKTLNEIFKEKFNGNL, translated from the coding sequence ATGAGAAAAAATAAACCTATAAAACCGCTTTTAACGCCTTGGGGCAAAAGCCTAAATCAAGACTGTCCCTTAAACGAATATCCGAGGCCTCAACTTGTAAGGGAAAACTGGCAGTGTTTAAACGGACGGTGGGACTATGCAATAACGGAGACAGAAGAGGTTCCCAAAACATGGGACGGAGCTATCATTGTTCCTTTTTCGCCCGAAAGCCTTTTGTCGGGCATCGGAAAACGGCTCCTTCCCGGAAAAAGATTATGGTACCGCAGAGAATTTACCTTTGAAAAGTGTAAGGATGGGGAAAGGCTTTTATTGCATTTCGGGGCGGTTGATCAGCATTGTTCGGTCTATATAAACGGAAAAAAGGCCGGCTCCCATTCCGGAGGCTATTGGCCCTTTTATTTCGATATAAGCGGTTTTTTAAAGGACGGTAAAAACGAAGTTGTAGTCTCCGTTACGGATGATACGGATACGGGCGATGAAGCTTACGGAAAGCAGACCCTCAACCGCGGAGAGATTTGGTACACGGGACAAAGCGGTATCTGGCAAACGGTATGGGCTGAAAAAGTTCCCGAAACCTATATTCAGAGTGTAAAAATAACCCCTCACTTTAAAAATGCAGAGGTTGAATTGGAGCTTTTTATGTGCGGAGCCGAGTCTGTTCCTCTCGGAGCCAATGCTTCGGTTAAAATCTTTGACGGGGAAAAAGCGGTTGCTGAAGGCCTTTTTCAAAACAACCGCGCCCTTGTAAAAATGCCCGATGACTTTAAAAGCTGGAGCCCCGAAAGCCCCTTTTTATATGACTTTGAAGTCAAAGCGGGAAAAGACAGTATACGGTCCTATTTCGGTATGAGGGAATTCGGTATTCTTAAAGGGAAAGCAGGGCCTGTTTTAAGTTTAAACGGAAAGCCTATTTTTCATCACGGCCTTTTGGATCAGGGCTATTGGAGTGACGGCATGTACACTCCTCCTTCCGATGAAGCTATGATATGGGAAATTAAAACTCTTAAAAACATGGGTTTTAATATGCTCAGAAAACACATAAAAATAGAGCCGCTTCGCTGGTATTATCACTGCGATAAAATCGGTATGCTTGTTTGGCAGGACTTTGTAAGCGGAGGCGGTCCATATAAGGACTTTGTCGTAAAGTATGCTCCTTGGCTTGGTTTTAATTTTAAAGACGGAAAAAGCCGTTATGCTCTTCACGGAAGAAAAAGCGAAACCGGCCGGAAAAATTTTATGCGCGATGCGGAACGTACTATCGATTTATTATACAACATAAGCTCTATTGCAGTCTGGGTTCCTTTTAACGAAGGTTGGGGCCAGTTTGATGCCGCCTCAGCAGCCGCCCTTGTACGTAAAAAAGATGCTGCCCGCTTAATCGACCATGCAAGCGGTTACTTCGATCAGGGAGCCGGGGACTTTCACAGTTATCACATTTATTATAAGGCTTTTAGACCTAAAAAAGATAATCGGGGCAGGGTACTCGCCCTTACGGAATTCGGAGGCTTCAGTTTGCCGGTTCAAGAACACATGAGCTCCGATATTTTATTCGGCTACAAAATGTTCAAAACCAAAGAAGAGTTGAATGATGCTGTTTGGAAGCTTTATGTAAAGGATGTTTTTCCTGCTATTGAAAAGGGCTTGAGTGCTTCAATCTACACGCAGGTAAGCGATGTAGAAGACGAAATAAATGGCCTTTTTACCTACGATCGGAAGAAAATAAAATTTGATGAAGGCTTGGGATTAAAAATTACAAAAACATTAAACGAAATTTTTAAGGAGAAATTTAATGGGAATTTATAA
- a CDS encoding MFS transporter: protein MLKNMDIKKEALIGTKRFWFLMWGLGLAGQLCWNIENQWFNTFVYAKIAKDSSIVTLMVITSALVTTFSTFLFGTLSDRIGSRRRFVSIGYVVWGLTTILFGLTEFVGRGQVGTGAKVSVWAAVLVILADDFMSFFGSMGNDSGYNAWSNDMTTDKNRGQVGAVLAIQPVIGTIVGTVLGGLLIGSENNYQRLFWSMGLFVIGTGLISLFLLKDAPDLKPHKEGSFGKQFAAIFKAEGFFSHKELMLACITTAVFFISFNVYFVHMGNWMIYRMGFDAARMGIIQGLSLLAASLSVIPAIGLINKSRTPRLAAFAIILNSLGLCILSLFIKPASVNPDAVFSLKNIPLFLSVFLAGTGQILVTQSMTMWVKELYPETSRGQFEGMRILFFVLTPMIIGTIIGNFLVKNGAGSVVNEFGITENIPVESIYVCGAVLALCAFIPLYFASKLYNKRKNNEPKDTESYEKK, encoded by the coding sequence ATGCTTAAAAACATGGATATAAAAAAAGAAGCTCTTATCGGTACAAAGCGCTTTTGGTTTTTAATGTGGGGCTTGGGCCTTGCGGGGCAGTTATGCTGGAACATCGAAAATCAATGGTTTAATACATTTGTATATGCTAAAATAGCAAAAGATTCTTCGATAGTAACCCTCATGGTTATTACGAGTGCATTAGTAACAACATTTTCAACTTTTTTATTCGGCACCTTATCCGATAGGATAGGCTCAAGACGCCGCTTTGTTTCGATAGGCTACGTCGTCTGGGGGCTTACCACCATCCTTTTCGGCTTAACCGAATTTGTAGGAAGAGGGCAGGTAGGAACAGGGGCTAAGGTATCTGTATGGGCTGCCGTTCTTGTTATCCTTGCCGACGATTTTATGAGTTTTTTCGGTTCGATGGGAAACGACTCTGGCTACAACGCATGGAGCAACGATATGACGACGGATAAAAACCGCGGACAGGTTGGGGCTGTGCTTGCAATTCAGCCCGTTATAGGTACGATAGTCGGTACGGTGCTCGGCGGTCTTTTAATAGGATCCGAAAACAATTACCAGCGTCTTTTTTGGTCTATGGGTTTGTTTGTCATAGGTACCGGTCTTATTTCACTTTTTTTGTTAAAGGATGCTCCCGATTTAAAACCGCATAAGGAGGGTTCTTTTGGCAAACAGTTTGCTGCGATTTTTAAGGCTGAAGGCTTTTTTTCGCATAAAGAACTGATGCTCGCCTGTATAACGACAGCCGTCTTTTTTATTTCGTTTAATGTTTATTTTGTTCACATGGGAAACTGGATGATTTACCGCATGGGCTTTGATGCTGCCCGCATGGGAATAATTCAGGGTTTAAGTTTGCTTGCTGCCTCCTTATCGGTTATTCCTGCAATAGGCCTTATAAATAAAAGCCGAACCCCGCGCCTTGCCGCATTTGCAATTATTCTTAACAGTTTGGGCCTTTGTATTTTATCTCTTTTTATAAAGCCGGCCTCGGTCAACCCTGATGCAGTGTTCAGCCTGAAAAATATTCCTCTTTTTTTGTCCGTATTTTTAGCCGGTACGGGACAGATTCTTGTAACCCAATCGATGACTATGTGGGTAAAAGAGCTATACCCCGAAACTTCTCGAGGACAGTTTGAAGGTATGCGCATCCTCTTTTTTGTGTTGACTCCGATGATTATCGGAACAATAATAGGAAATTTTTTGGTAAAAAATGGGGCAGGCTCGGTGGTAAACGAATTCGGCATAACCGAAAATATTCCCGTAGAGTCTATCTATGTATGTGGTGCCGTTTTAGCACTCTGCGCCTTTATTCCACTTTACTTTGCATCTAAGCTTTACAATAAGCGAAAAAACAATGAGCCTAAGGACACTGAATCCTATGAGAAAAAATAA
- a CDS encoding DnaJ domain-containing protein, protein MIKKDDNYALLGISPEASVAEIKTAFRKKAKLHHPDLIQYKTKDEKEKSESAMRLLLNAYQNILKEKTDSENPFDYFDFFSKKNAAESFDYRLWLLKKTDYECRAKLIFFDLFHGLEQSAVEEYNKRRSEAGGFYLSKYFNKEDFMDCGFVLAEELYFRGEYYESFLLLEEIFYLEKQKPYFKHFFPEVTDLIKSIIIDKLHRYVEDELAIDCYEAALELDFKKIDRANIFKRMSEIYYRFGDTYRASQYLNKAMQLSPKLKGIKIIQNQLENHYDYN, encoded by the coding sequence ATGATAAAAAAAGACGATAATTATGCTCTTTTAGGAATTTCACCTGAAGCCTCGGTTGCCGAGATCAAAACTGCTTTTAGAAAAAAAGCAAAACTCCATCATCCGGATTTGATTCAATATAAAACAAAAGACGAAAAAGAAAAATCCGAGTCGGCTATGAGGCTTCTTTTAAATGCCTATCAAAACATCTTAAAAGAAAAAACGGACAGTGAAAATCCCTTTGATTATTTCGATTTTTTTTCAAAGAAAAATGCGGCCGAAAGTTTTGATTACCGGCTATGGCTTTTAAAAAAAACGGACTACGAATGCCGGGCTAAGCTCATCTTCTTTGATCTTTTTCACGGATTGGAACAATCTGCCGTAGAAGAATACAATAAAAGAAGAAGCGAGGCGGGAGGCTTCTACCTTTCAAAGTATTTTAATAAAGAAGATTTTATGGACTGCGGTTTTGTCCTTGCAGAAGAGCTTTATTTCCGCGGAGAATATTATGAGTCTTTTTTGCTTTTAGAAGAAATCTTTTATTTGGAAAAACAAAAACCCTACTTTAAACACTTTTTTCCCGAAGTTACTGACTTGATAAAATCCATAATAATCGATAAACTGCATAGATATGTTGAAGACGAACTTGCCATAGACTGTTATGAAGCGGCTTTGGAATTGGATTTTAAAAAGATAGATAGGGCTAACATTTTTAAGCGTATGTCCGAAATATATTATAGGTTTGGAGATACATACAGAGCCTCCCAATATTTAAACAAGGCAATGCAGCTCAGTCCCAAACTAAAAGGAATTAAAATTATTCAAAATCAACTGGAGAATCATTATGATTATAATTAA
- the map gene encoding type I methionyl aminopeptidase — protein MIIIKTEEQINGIRKSCKALAQLFEELRPVIKPGISTKELDDFCVNYIKKIGGVPAWYSEGFPGAACISINEEVIHGIPSKRIVKDGDLVSMDIGIDLGGYISDSCVTYPVGNVSKENLKLLEVTTKCLYAGIEACKAGKRVSDISKAVFNLASSHNYGVVYDYCGHGVGLGVHEDPSIPNVPERMRPNPRLRAGMVVAIEPMINMGTADVEVKKDGWTVVTADRSVSCHMEHTVAIFEDHTEILSQL, from the coding sequence ATGATTATAATTAAAACGGAAGAACAAATTAACGGAATCAGAAAATCCTGTAAGGCCCTTGCTCAACTTTTTGAAGAGTTAAGGCCCGTAATCAAGCCCGGGATTAGTACAAAGGAGCTGGATGATTTTTGCGTTAACTATATAAAAAAAATCGGCGGTGTTCCCGCATGGTATTCCGAAGGCTTTCCGGGGGCTGCCTGTATTTCGATAAACGAAGAGGTTATTCACGGTATTCCCAGTAAAAGAATAGTAAAAGACGGAGACCTTGTTTCGATGGATATAGGAATAGACCTAGGAGGATACATCAGCGATTCTTGTGTAACCTACCCTGTAGGCAATGTTTCAAAAGAAAACCTCAAACTTTTGGAGGTTACCACTAAGTGTCTATATGCAGGGATTGAAGCATGTAAGGCAGGCAAAAGAGTTTCCGATATTTCAAAGGCTGTCTTTAATTTGGCTAGTTCCCACAATTACGGGGTTGTTTATGACTATTGCGGACACGGCGTAGGCCTCGGCGTACACGAAGACCCAAGTATTCCGAATGTGCCTGAAAGAATGAGACCAAATCCACGTCTAAGGGCCGGAATGGTAGTCGCAATAGAGCCTATGATTAACATGGGAACTGCCGATGTTGAAGTAAAAAAAGACGGTTGGACTGTCGTAACGGCCGATAGGTCGGTTTCATGCCATATGGAACATACGGTGGCCATCTTTGAAGACCACACCGAAATTTTATCACAGTTATAA
- a CDS encoding exodeoxyribonuclease III, with amino-acid sequence MNSIISWNVNGIRAVEKKGFLDWLNTENPDVLCVQETKAAKAQLSKELTEPDLPNGKYFAYWASAKKAGYSGTAIFTKKEPLQVRTMGLKEFDDEGRVLVADFDKVSIISAYFPNSQDGGARLDYKLDFCAAILEFCDSIQEEGNNVILCGDYNIAHKPIDLANPKSNEKNPGYLPEERAWMDEFTSSGYTDTFRHFCQEPAKYTWWSYRFRAREKNIGWRLDYHCVNDSFLAKIKESIILDGVMGSDHCPVKLIY; translated from the coding sequence ATGAATTCGATTATTTCATGGAATGTAAACGGCATCAGGGCCGTAGAAAAAAAAGGCTTTTTGGATTGGCTTAATACCGAAAATCCGGATGTACTTTGTGTACAGGAAACAAAGGCTGCAAAAGCTCAGCTTAGCAAGGAGCTTACCGAACCCGATCTGCCTAACGGAAAATATTTTGCCTATTGGGCTTCTGCAAAAAAAGCAGGTTATTCGGGAACCGCTATATTTACAAAAAAAGAACCGCTGCAGGTAAGAACTATGGGCTTAAAGGAATTCGATGATGAAGGAAGGGTTTTGGTTGCAGACTTTGACAAGGTTTCGATTATTTCTGCTTATTTTCCCAACTCGCAAGACGGAGGAGCCCGCCTGGATTACAAGCTTGACTTTTGTGCAGCAATCCTCGAATTTTGCGATTCAATACAAGAAGAAGGAAACAATGTAATTCTTTGCGGAGACTACAACATAGCTCACAAACCCATAGACCTTGCAAACCCTAAGAGTAACGAAAAAAATCCCGGCTACCTCCCCGAAGAAAGGGCATGGATGGACGAGTTCACCTCATCGGGTTATACCGACACCTTTAGGCATTTTTGCCAAGAGCCCGCAAAATACACATGGTGGAGCTACCGCTTTAGAGCCAGAGAAAAAAATATCGGTTGGAGACTGGATTATCACTGTGTAAACGATTCCTTTTTAGCTAAGATAAAAGAGTCAATCATTTTGGACGGAGTAATGGGATCGGATCACTGCCCTGTCAAGTTAATCTATTAG
- a CDS encoding DUF362 domain-containing protein, translating into MAYKISNECTNCAACESECPVNAISEAGGKHVIDADTCISCGACAGVCPVEAISEE; encoded by the coding sequence ATGGCTTATAAAATTTCTAATGAATGCACGAACTGTGCCGCGTGCGAAAGTGAATGCCCCGTAAACGCTATCAGCGAAGCCGGCGGCAAACACGTAATTGATGCTGATACATGTATCAGCTGTGGTGCTTGTGCAGGCGTTTGCCCTGTGGAAGCAATCTCAGAGGAATAA
- a CDS encoding LysM peptidoglycan-binding domain-containing M23 family metallopeptidase, translated as MKAFKFLFLFFFLSGSILKAQVPYPQIEKLNIDDYIFVQYSDDVADARKALALAKTGNELPIRFYTYKANSEDTIIKIAARCSIPYDAIVTLNRIESVQTDIAGRVLILPTMPAVYLPEKALSSIEKLTEALFRKNKTEPLKIKIYGPEEKREIFCFPGEIFDGTVRAFFFMPFYRFPLKDAIITSGFGKRQDPFTGKASYHPGIDIAAPTGSPVMACAAGRVKEISYNKVYGNYIILNHTDGRASLYGHLSKVYASLNETIKSGTIIGAVGSTGMSTGPHLHFEIHEQGIPKNPANFVNTQK; from the coding sequence ATGAAGGCTTTTAAATTTCTATTTTTGTTCTTCTTTTTATCGGGCTCAATCTTAAAGGCCCAGGTCCCCTACCCTCAAATAGAAAAATTAAATATTGACGATTATATCTTTGTTCAATACAGTGATGATGTGGCAGATGCACGCAAGGCTTTAGCCTTAGCTAAAACAGGAAATGAACTGCCTATCAGATTTTATACGTACAAGGCGAACAGTGAAGACACCATAATAAAAATCGCAGCACGTTGTTCTATTCCTTATGATGCAATCGTTACATTAAATAGAATTGAGTCAGTCCAAACAGACATTGCAGGACGGGTTCTGATTCTTCCGACAATGCCGGCGGTTTATCTTCCTGAAAAAGCCCTTTCAAGTATCGAAAAACTCACTGAAGCTCTTTTTAGAAAGAATAAAACGGAACCGCTAAAAATAAAAATATACGGCCCTGAAGAAAAACGGGAGATATTTTGTTTTCCGGGAGAGATTTTTGACGGAACTGTGAGAGCCTTTTTCTTTATGCCTTTTTACCGTTTTCCTCTTAAAGATGCGATTATAACTTCAGGCTTCGGAAAAAGGCAGGACCCATTTACAGGCAAGGCGAGTTATCATCCGGGAATAGACATTGCTGCTCCCACGGGAAGCCCTGTCATGGCTTGTGCCGCAGGCAGGGTAAAGGAAATATCTTATAACAAGGTTTATGGAAACTATATTATTTTAAACCATACCGACGGAAGAGCCAGCCTATACGGCCATTTGAGCAAGGTCTATGCGAGCTTGAATGAAACCATAAAATCGGGTACAATTATCGGTGCTGTGGGTTCTACAGGAATGTCTACGGGACCGCATCTTCATTTTGAAATACATGAGCAAGGTATACCGAAAAATCCTGCCAATTTTGTAAACACACAAAAATAG
- a CDS encoding lipid II:glycine glycyltransferase FemX — translation MKETKFLTDEYKEEFDKLVSHPIQSWVWGDFKKSMGAVSERIGFFENGKLKNGIQIIFSKIPKTNYTVGIASKTIMPEQEHIEALKEAAKKHRAVFIKVEPDVFSPVQKDNSLEETSSDAGFLEALIEDKKKILLKNGAKNGKPFFEKYNFLLNIEKTEEELLASFHSKTRYNIRLAEKKGVSIIDKSTEEGMEDYIRLMEETTKRQGFFNHNGEYFRQMFKIFPKDILRIFKAVYGDEVLTAWILFKFNGKLYYPYGASSNSHRELMPNNLIMWKAIQYGKKLNCSIFDLWGCLGPDPDTADSWYGFHKFKAGYNPQLVEYIGTFDFVYKPFMYRLFNLADKIRWIILKNKRR, via the coding sequence ATGAAAGAAACTAAGTTCTTAACCGATGAATACAAAGAAGAATTCGACAAGCTTGTATCTCATCCCATTCAATCATGGGTTTGGGGCGACTTTAAAAAAAGTATGGGAGCTGTTTCCGAAAGAATAGGTTTCTTTGAAAACGGAAAATTAAAAAACGGAATTCAGATTATTTTTTCTAAAATACCTAAGACCAATTATACGGTTGGGATAGCCTCAAAAACAATAATGCCGGAACAAGAACACATCGAAGCCTTAAAAGAGGCGGCAAAAAAACATAGAGCCGTATTTATAAAAGTAGAACCGGATGTATTTAGTCCTGTACAAAAAGATAACTCTTTAGAAGAGACTTCTTCGGATGCAGGATTTTTAGAAGCTCTTATTGAAGACAAGAAAAAAATTTTGTTGAAAAACGGAGCAAAAAACGGAAAGCCTTTTTTTGAAAAATATAATTTTCTTTTAAATATAGAAAAAACCGAAGAAGAGCTTTTAGCCTCTTTTCATTCCAAAACAAGGTATAATATCCGCCTTGCCGAAAAAAAAGGAGTAAGCATAATAGATAAGAGCACCGAAGAAGGTATGGAAGATTATATAAGGCTGATGGAAGAAACGACAAAAAGACAGGGCTTTTTTAACCATAACGGGGAATACTTTAGACAGATGTTCAAAATCTTCCCAAAAGATATCCTTAGAATATTTAAAGCCGTTTATGGAGATGAAGTTTTAACTGCATGGATTCTTTTTAAATTTAACGGAAAACTTTATTACCCTTATGGAGCTTCAAGCAATAGTCATAGGGAATTGATGCCTAATAACCTCATCATGTGGAAGGCTATTCAATATGGAAAAAAGTTAAATTGCTCTATTTTTGATCTTTGGGGCTGTTTAGGCCCTGATCCGGATACGGCGGATTCATGGTACGGGTTTCATAAATTTAAGGCAGGATATAATCCTCAGTTGGTAGAATACATAGGCACATTCGACTTTGTATATAAGCCTTTTATGTACAGACTTTTTAATCTTGCAGATAAAATCAGATGGATTATTTTAAAAAATAAACGCAGATAG